A genomic segment from Legionella quinlivanii encodes:
- a CDS encoding NAD(P)/FAD-dependent oxidoreductase: MNKVDVIVVGAGAAGMMCGIEAAARGRRVLILDKSNKPGKKILMSGGGRCNFTNLYASPEQYISHNPHFCKSALKRYTQWDFIELVKRHKIAFYEKTAGQLFCEEKSHLIVDMLLAECRKNNVEIRLNHSISSVVKKDNHFIVVSGQGTYHCDSLVIASGGLSIPTLGSSPFGYQIAAQFDLNVYPTRAGLVPFTLHEKDKERLAELTGISVESSVSCNRISFQENVLFTHRGLSGPAILQISSYWLPGQEVNIQFLPQINLYEELLQSRHSSPDSFLKTVLSRFTAKRVLDVFYEAEVLEKPLKQFNHKQLQQVAEKLQAWSIKPNATEGYRTAEVTLGGVDCNEISSQTFESKKVPGLYFIGEVLDVSGWLGGYNFQWAWSSGWAAGQVV; this comes from the coding sequence ATTAATAAAGTGGATGTGATAGTCGTGGGCGCTGGCGCTGCGGGAATGATGTGCGGTATAGAAGCAGCAGCCCGCGGGCGCCGCGTACTGATTCTCGACAAAAGTAATAAGCCCGGTAAAAAAATACTGATGTCAGGAGGCGGCCGTTGTAATTTTACCAATTTATATGCCAGCCCCGAGCAGTATATCTCTCATAATCCGCATTTTTGTAAATCAGCACTCAAGCGTTACACCCAATGGGATTTTATTGAACTGGTCAAACGCCATAAAATTGCCTTTTATGAGAAAACGGCGGGGCAGCTTTTCTGTGAAGAAAAGTCTCATTTAATTGTCGATATGCTTTTAGCAGAATGCCGAAAAAATAATGTTGAGATTAGATTGAATCATTCGATTAGTTCTGTTGTGAAAAAAGACAATCATTTTATAGTCGTATCCGGGCAGGGAACTTATCATTGTGATTCGCTGGTTATCGCCAGCGGTGGTTTGTCGATTCCTACCTTGGGTTCCAGTCCATTTGGCTATCAGATAGCCGCTCAATTCGACTTGAATGTTTATCCGACCAGAGCGGGACTTGTACCGTTCACACTGCATGAAAAGGACAAGGAGCGTCTGGCGGAATTGACTGGAATTTCGGTCGAAAGTTCAGTGAGTTGTAACAGGATTTCTTTTCAGGAAAATGTCTTGTTTACCCATCGAGGATTAAGTGGTCCTGCCATATTACAAATTTCTTCCTACTGGTTGCCTGGACAAGAAGTAAATATTCAGTTTTTACCCCAGATTAATTTGTATGAAGAACTATTGCAGAGCCGACATAGCTCGCCGGATAGTTTCCTAAAAACGGTATTATCCCGATTCACAGCCAAGCGGGTGCTGGATGTTTTTTATGAGGCTGAGGTATTGGAAAAGCCGCTTAAACAATTCAATCACAAACAATTACAGCAAGTTGCCGAGAAACTACAGGCTTGGTCAATCAAGCCCAATGCTACAGAAGGCTATCGTACGGCAGAAGTGACATTGGGTGGTGTTGATTGTAATGAAATATCTTCCCAGACCTTCGAGTCAAAAAAAGTACCAGGGCTTTATTTTATTGGTGAAGTGCTCGATGTCAGCGGCTGGCTGGGCGGGTATAATTTTCAGTGGGCCTGGTCATCAGGTTGGGCTGCAGGTCAGGTAGTATAG
- a CDS encoding S8 family peptidase, producing the protein MRLPSVLLGSILSFSGFAQNDSLKLIIKYKEPVSSSSLLQHLQSSQDWTIDSLKPIAGGAYSLSLHTAHSKAGLSQEKELQKAIKDLKKDPRILYVVKDRIGHFKPLPLPNGLADIELNHSLQWDEFTAPGGIMLESGPDKRDGAWMYTSGESSPPVVVAVLDTGIEAHPALLNNLLKDEKGNIWGWNFAGNNRNLADETGSYHGTHVAGTIAAVSDTMLGVGEHLKILALKIPDDSGMFYESQVINAIYWAVGGDVPGVPHNPWPAKVLNMSFGVDERPGKEVDHCDEALQEAMFFARHQGAVVTVAAGNDNEWEHYNAPGVCNGAIRVASTGPEGLRAYYSNYGPGVSFAAPGGDARYGRSGAILSTVKPGGGYQHSGYDFYQGTSMAAPHAAGVAGLVYAISEGQITPEKVEQILYATTHPFGKTSDSNKSCTGSKPCGHGILDADNAVKAAAATFDAIISPPSFQELNLKACRNHQLTSQPLKNSDWKLIKKQCQAEEAYFTPEVHLQARQIVLNYQGASYVRDISAYSHCLFIGKDSFGCYY; encoded by the coding sequence ATGCGATTACCATCCGTCTTACTGGGTTCAATCCTATCGTTTTCCGGTTTTGCTCAGAATGATTCTTTGAAATTGATCATTAAATACAAAGAGCCAGTTTCCTCGAGTTCGCTTTTACAGCATTTGCAGTCTTCCCAAGACTGGACAATTGACTCCTTAAAGCCGATTGCTGGCGGAGCGTATTCCTTAAGCCTGCATACTGCGCATTCCAAAGCCGGTCTTTCACAGGAAAAAGAATTGCAAAAGGCTATTAAGGACTTGAAAAAAGATCCCCGCATTCTGTATGTAGTCAAAGATAGAATAGGGCATTTTAAACCATTGCCTTTACCTAATGGCCTGGCAGACATCGAATTGAATCATAGCTTGCAGTGGGATGAATTTACTGCACCCGGCGGTATTATGCTTGAGAGCGGTCCAGACAAACGTGATGGGGCATGGATGTATACGAGTGGAGAAAGCTCTCCCCCGGTTGTCGTGGCGGTATTGGATACAGGGATTGAGGCGCATCCAGCTCTTTTAAATAACCTGTTGAAAGATGAAAAGGGTAATATCTGGGGTTGGAATTTTGCGGGTAATAACCGAAACCTGGCTGATGAAACCGGCTCCTATCACGGAACCCATGTGGCCGGCACCATAGCGGCCGTTAGCGACACCATGCTAGGGGTGGGTGAGCATCTAAAAATTCTGGCTTTAAAAATACCGGATGATTCCGGGATGTTTTATGAAAGTCAGGTTATTAATGCCATCTATTGGGCTGTGGGAGGCGATGTACCCGGTGTTCCTCATAATCCCTGGCCAGCGAAAGTTCTGAATATGAGTTTTGGTGTGGACGAGCGTCCTGGAAAAGAAGTGGATCACTGTGATGAAGCCTTACAGGAGGCAATGTTTTTCGCCAGACATCAGGGCGCTGTGGTAACTGTTGCTGCTGGAAATGACAATGAGTGGGAGCATTATAATGCGCCGGGTGTTTGTAATGGAGCAATTAGAGTGGCTTCCACTGGACCTGAAGGTCTGCGCGCCTATTATTCAAATTATGGCCCGGGTGTGAGTTTTGCAGCACCCGGTGGTGATGCACGTTATGGACGATCCGGAGCCATTTTATCTACGGTAAAACCCGGCGGCGGCTACCAGCATAGCGGTTATGATTTTTATCAGGGCACCAGTATGGCCGCCCCTCATGCCGCAGGTGTCGCCGGGCTTGTGTATGCAATTAGCGAGGGTCAGATCACACCGGAAAAAGTTGAGCAGATTTTGTATGCCACAACTCATCCATTTGGCAAAACATCAGACAGCAATAAGTCATGCACAGGTTCCAAGCCTTGTGGACATGGAATTCTGGATGCAGACAATGCAGTTAAGGCTGCTGCCGCAACTTTTGATGCCATCATCAGTCCGCCCAGTTTCCAGGAGTTGAATCTTAAAGCCTGCCGAAACCATCAACTCACTTCCCAGCCTTTAAAAAATAGTGACTGGAAGCTGATTAAAAAACAGTGTCAGGCCGAAGAAGCCTATTTTACACCTGAGGTCCATTTGCAAGCTCGGCAAATTGTCCTGAATTATCAGGGAGCATCTTATGTGCGGGATATTAGCGCCTACAGCCATTGCCTGTTCATTGGTAAAGACAGTTTCGGCTGCTACTATTAA
- the mdlC gene encoding benzoylformate decarboxylase — translation MPTVRDATFDLLRKLDLRNFVSNPGSTEETFLANFPDDFNFILALQESSVVGIADGLAQGLGKPVLVNVHTGAGMGNAMGCILTAYLNKTPLIITAGQQTREMLLMEPFLTNVESTILPKPWVKWSYEVMRPEDVPSAFMRAYATAIQAPQGPVFLSIPLDLWDEEIDEVDIFRSTSRIVGPDPERLYEFARQINESQNPVLIYGADVARSNAWNEAVLLAEKLACPVWKGPFSELVSFPEDHLLYQGELPSAKGLLSQMLKGHDLIIVIGAPVFRYYPWIAGDYLPEGARLIQVTDDPYEAAKAPVGDCLVSDSLLTLKGLLDKVKERGIDQNFSTNRKQERSQLTVQPAYPLTAKQVFDILSGLTPEDYVLVQESPSNTHDLQESGLGTVVKPQSFYTMSSGGLGWDMPAAVGLALAEQKSGRNRPVILIIGDGSFQYSLQAIWTGVQHQTHLIILALRNEEYAILKSFALLENTPNVPGLDLPGLDLVSLAKGYGAEASFAANIDEIKTAFQQALAFKGVTVIEIPIEKKIHKLLGYISSRD, via the coding sequence ATGCCAACGGTAAGGGACGCCACATTCGATCTTTTGCGCAAACTGGATCTGCGCAATTTTGTTTCCAATCCAGGTTCCACTGAGGAAACCTTTTTAGCCAATTTTCCAGATGATTTTAATTTTATTCTGGCTTTGCAGGAGTCCAGCGTTGTCGGTATTGCCGACGGTCTGGCGCAGGGTCTTGGTAAGCCCGTGCTCGTGAATGTGCATACAGGTGCTGGCATGGGGAATGCCATGGGTTGTATTTTAACAGCCTATCTGAATAAAACGCCGCTGATTATTACGGCTGGCCAGCAAACCCGTGAAATGCTGTTAATGGAACCTTTTCTCACTAATGTGGAGTCGACTATTTTACCTAAGCCCTGGGTGAAATGGAGTTATGAGGTGATGCGGCCTGAAGATGTGCCTTCGGCATTTATGCGGGCTTATGCAACGGCGATACAGGCGCCGCAAGGTCCTGTGTTTCTTTCAATTCCACTTGATTTATGGGACGAAGAGATTGATGAAGTGGATATTTTTCGCTCAACATCCCGAATAGTTGGGCCAGATCCAGAGCGATTGTATGAATTTGCCCGGCAAATTAATGAAAGCCAAAACCCTGTACTTATTTATGGCGCCGATGTCGCTCGCAGCAATGCCTGGAATGAGGCGGTATTATTGGCGGAAAAACTGGCCTGTCCGGTATGGAAAGGACCCTTTTCCGAACTGGTGTCTTTTCCAGAAGACCATCTGTTGTATCAGGGCGAATTGCCGTCGGCGAAAGGCCTGCTGAGCCAAATGCTTAAGGGCCATGATTTAATTATTGTTATTGGAGCTCCGGTTTTTCGCTACTATCCCTGGATAGCTGGTGACTATTTACCTGAGGGGGCGAGACTGATTCAGGTGACTGATGATCCCTATGAGGCAGCCAAGGCGCCAGTGGGGGATTGTCTGGTGAGTGATAGCCTGCTAACTTTAAAAGGATTATTAGATAAGGTAAAAGAGCGTGGTATCGACCAGAATTTTTCCACTAATCGTAAACAGGAACGAAGTCAGCTTACGGTTCAACCGGCTTACCCGCTGACGGCAAAGCAGGTGTTCGATATTCTGTCTGGACTAACTCCTGAAGACTATGTTCTGGTACAGGAGTCTCCTTCCAATACTCATGATCTGCAAGAGTCAGGTTTGGGCACTGTCGTTAAACCTCAATCTTTTTATACTATGAGTTCGGGAGGATTGGGCTGGGATATGCCTGCAGCAGTAGGGCTGGCGCTTGCCGAGCAAAAAAGCGGCCGTAATCGGCCAGTGATTCTGATTATTGGAGACGGTTCATTTCAATATTCACTGCAGGCGATATGGACCGGCGTACAGCATCAGACTCATCTTATTATTCTGGCATTGAGAAATGAAGAATATGCCATACTGAAGTCCTTTGCATTGCTTGAGAATACCCCTAATGTTCCAGGGCTTGACCTGCCTGGTCTTGATCTCGTTTCCCTGGCTAAAGGCTATGGTGCCGAGGCTTCTTTTGCCGCCAATATCGATGAGATTAAAACCGCCTTTCAGCAGGCCCTCGCTTTTAAAGGGGTGACAGTAATTGAAATTCCAATAGAGAAAAAAATACATAAGCTGTTGGGTTATATTTCATCCAGGGATTAA
- a CDS encoding EAL domain-containing protein, which produces MDNNNYDFRIIVIDDNVEIHKDFLKILTKNAKNDLDDLGAQLFDMENLNANELILPRFKIDTATQGQDGAALIEKALNEGKPFALAFVDIRMPPGWDGIETIKNIWTIDPDIHVVICTAFSDYNWEETIQELGHSDKFLILKKPFDHIAVRQLAYALTRKWKLIGESKAYTQSLEQAVEERTEELKYQATHDMLTGLANRALLHDRVQQAIAAYKRHKISFAILFFDLDRFKLINDSLGHSAGDELLIRIAKRLLPTIRAFDTVSRLGGDEFVIVVTELKQIDYIHNVAQKILQIIKEPMTIANRSLSISSSMGIATYPGDGEEADELLRNADAAMYHAKKMGGGQYQFYSKEMNEKVFEQLELESDLYQAVNNNEFTVWYQPQFHIENHKLEAVEALIRWIHPQKGMLLPIDFIPLAERTGLMIPIGDWVIREACQQNKRWQAMGLPPIRMAVNLTSQQISQLDFVQKIKTILQETQLAPKYFELELSESSIINEMIIQKMNELKEIGIEIALDDFGTGYANLHHLRNLSLNRLKIDRSFINNIQLNRNDEVIIHAIIAMARSLDLEVLAEGVETQKQLEFLKKHHCNQIQGFYFSKPLPADEMTNLLEHPEAIEKILNQENNIKE; this is translated from the coding sequence ATGGACAATAATAATTATGATTTTCGTATCATTGTCATTGATGATAATGTTGAAATCCATAAAGACTTTTTAAAAATCCTGACAAAAAACGCCAAAAATGATTTGGATGATCTTGGCGCTCAATTATTTGATATGGAAAATCTCAACGCCAATGAGTTGATCTTGCCGCGCTTTAAAATTGATACTGCAACCCAGGGCCAGGATGGCGCTGCGCTGATTGAAAAAGCACTGAATGAAGGTAAACCATTTGCTCTGGCGTTTGTAGACATTCGTATGCCGCCAGGATGGGACGGCATCGAAACTATAAAAAATATTTGGACAATTGATCCTGACATCCACGTCGTTATCTGCACTGCTTTTTCGGATTATAACTGGGAAGAGACGATACAAGAGCTAGGCCATAGTGATAAGTTCCTGATTCTAAAAAAACCTTTCGATCATATCGCGGTTAGACAATTAGCCTATGCGCTGACCCGAAAATGGAAGTTAATTGGCGAATCCAAAGCGTACACACAATCTCTGGAACAGGCTGTAGAAGAGCGCACTGAGGAATTAAAATATCAGGCAACGCACGATATGCTCACAGGATTGGCTAACCGGGCCCTTTTGCATGACAGAGTTCAACAGGCCATTGCTGCCTACAAACGCCATAAGATTAGTTTTGCCATTCTATTTTTCGATCTTGATCGTTTCAAACTCATCAACGATAGCCTCGGACATTCCGCCGGCGATGAGTTATTAATCCGCATCGCGAAACGTTTACTCCCCACTATTCGTGCCTTTGACACAGTATCTCGCCTCGGTGGAGATGAATTTGTTATTGTCGTTACCGAGCTCAAGCAGATAGATTACATTCATAATGTGGCACAAAAGATATTACAGATCATCAAGGAACCAATGACTATTGCCAATCGCAGTTTAAGTATCTCCAGCAGTATGGGTATAGCCACTTATCCCGGGGATGGGGAAGAAGCAGATGAACTACTGCGAAATGCGGATGCGGCAATGTATCACGCTAAAAAAATGGGTGGCGGGCAATATCAATTTTATTCAAAAGAGATGAATGAGAAAGTATTTGAGCAATTGGAACTGGAATCAGATCTTTATCAGGCCGTTAATAATAATGAGTTTACAGTCTGGTACCAGCCGCAATTTCATATTGAAAATCATAAACTGGAAGCAGTAGAAGCATTAATTCGCTGGATTCATCCACAAAAAGGCATGCTACTGCCTATTGATTTTATTCCTTTGGCTGAGCGAACCGGACTGATGATCCCTATCGGTGACTGGGTGATAAGAGAAGCTTGTCAACAGAACAAACGCTGGCAGGCAATGGGTTTGCCGCCTATCCGAATGGCAGTTAACCTTACTTCACAACAAATAAGCCAGCTCGATTTTGTACAAAAAATAAAAACCATTTTGCAGGAAACTCAATTAGCGCCTAAGTATTTTGAACTTGAACTCAGTGAAAGCTCAATAATCAATGAAATGATCATTCAAAAAATGAATGAGTTGAAAGAAATAGGGATTGAGATTGCATTGGATGATTTTGGAACAGGTTATGCCAATTTGCATCATTTAAGAAATCTCTCACTAAACCGGCTTAAGATCGATCGTTCATTTATCAATAACATCCAGTTAAATCGTAACGATGAAGTCATTATTCACGCAATCATTGCGATGGCGCGCAGTTTGGATCTTGAGGTGCTTGCCGAGGGAGTCGAAACACAAAAGCAGCTCGAGTTTTTGAAAAAGCATCACTGCAACCAGATTCAGGGCTTTTATTTTAGTAAACCCTTACCGGCAGACGAAATGACCAATTTACTTGAGCATCCAGAAGCTATTGAGAAAATATTGAACCAGGAAAATAATATTAAGGAGTGA
- a CDS encoding vanadium-dependent haloperoxidase, whose translation MKRIGLIITLLLVAVLAIVYFYRANQSTLLPTYFEYTDEELASIESLQSAQSMTEASLNKWDKLMFDLVKSNKLGDAPASKIYAYVFTAQRDAAFLSYNAKQEFMGSLDVVSARVLCLFFKQDCSTIQFQIKTDPYSEKIAELVVSKIVKRMDIDRKMEKLSAEKRGTLFWKGTAPYFGQETGSWKTWVISSPSQYVSKSPPKPDSAEWQNQLKQTEKALKNISPEQTKAVVFWAGNPSTITPPGIWLKFANEYMESEQVSFSKMLLVRSVLAMGIADEVITLFYTKYTYWIRRPFMLDPSINTVMPTPNHPSYPAGHSGISATAAVILSYYFPENKKMWWKKANEASSSRVWGGIHFPIDAQQGLVMGQQVGEAVIKSQSKSLRIK comes from the coding sequence ATGAAAAGAATTGGACTGATTATTACTCTCTTGCTAGTTGCTGTGTTAGCTATTGTTTATTTTTATCGTGCCAACCAGTCTACATTGCTACCTACTTATTTTGAATATACCGATGAAGAACTCGCTTCTATAGAATCACTTCAGTCTGCTCAATCAATGACGGAGGCTTCTTTAAATAAATGGGATAAGCTGATGTTTGATCTTGTCAAGTCCAATAAACTGGGAGATGCCCCGGCATCAAAAATTTATGCCTATGTATTTACTGCGCAACGAGATGCCGCTTTTTTATCTTATAACGCAAAGCAAGAGTTTATGGGAAGTCTTGATGTGGTCTCAGCCCGAGTTCTTTGCCTGTTTTTTAAACAAGACTGCTCAACGATTCAATTTCAGATTAAGACAGATCCCTACTCAGAAAAAATTGCGGAACTGGTTGTAAGTAAAATAGTAAAACGCATGGATATTGACAGGAAAATGGAGAAATTATCAGCGGAAAAAAGAGGAACGCTTTTTTGGAAAGGAACTGCCCCTTACTTTGGTCAGGAAACAGGATCCTGGAAAACCTGGGTAATCAGCTCTCCCAGTCAGTATGTTTCCAAATCTCCCCCAAAACCTGATTCAGCGGAATGGCAGAACCAGTTAAAACAGACTGAAAAAGCTTTAAAGAATATAAGCCCTGAACAAACGAAAGCCGTCGTTTTTTGGGCGGGAAACCCATCAACTATCACGCCGCCCGGAATTTGGCTAAAGTTTGCCAATGAATATATGGAAAGTGAACAAGTTTCATTCTCCAAAATGCTGCTAGTTCGCTCGGTATTGGCAATGGGGATCGCAGATGAAGTAATCACTTTATTTTATACCAAATATACCTATTGGATAAGACGGCCATTTATGCTAGATCCATCCATCAATACGGTTATGCCCACACCAAATCATCCCAGTTATCCGGCGGGACACTCTGGTATTTCAGCCACAGCAGCAGTCATTTTGTCTTATTATTTTCCTGAGAATAAAAAGATGTGGTGGAAAAAAGCGAATGAGGCCAGTTCCAGTCGTGTCTGGGGAGGAATTCATTTTCCAATTGATGCCCAGCAAGGGCTGGTAATGGGTCAACAGGTAGGTGAGGCTGTTATCAAGTCTCAATCCAAATCGCTGAGAATAAAATGA